A genomic stretch from Thermoanaerobaculia bacterium includes:
- a CDS encoding cyclic nucleotide-binding domain-containing protein, which translates to MDAHDRLPLTAKLPAERFEQMFPALEPRQIERFAARGRRRRVEAGEVLIEPGERSPRFFVVTEGEIEIVPASGADSPIAILRRGMFTGEMIKRVASAVGEGSIAISFVQRVLAE; encoded by the coding sequence TTGGACGCGCACGACCGGCTCCCCCTGACGGCAAAGCTTCCCGCGGAGCGCTTCGAGCAGATGTTCCCCGCGCTCGAGCCGCGGCAAATCGAGCGGTTCGCCGCGCGCGGACGGCGGCGCCGCGTCGAGGCCGGCGAAGTGCTCATCGAGCCGGGCGAACGGTCTCCCCGCTTCTTCGTCGTCACGGAAGGCGAGATCGAGATCGTGCCTGCGAGCGGCGCCGATTCCCCGATCGCGATCCTTCGGCGCGGGATGTTCACGGGAGAAATGATCAAACGGGTTGCTTCGGCCGTCGGGGAAGGATCGATCGCGATCTCCTTCGTCCAACGGGTGCTCGCGGAGTAG
- a CDS encoding cupin domain-containing protein encodes MNRLVLFGAAIAFAAGSALQAAEETPMKPMKPMKPMAHKMAASGAKMAMAVPDDMKWGDVPPVFSPGAKLAVLEGNPFGSGYYTVALKMPDGYKVMPHWHPATERVTVISGDFHAGMGDKMDEAGAKDFPPGSFISIPPHMHHYAFAKGETVVQVSGPAPFKLIYVNPADDPSGMQGKKPMGKKPMAKPAA; translated from the coding sequence ATGAATAGGCTCGTTCTTTTCGGGGCCGCGATCGCGTTCGCGGCGGGCTCGGCGCTTCAGGCGGCCGAGGAAACACCAATGAAACCGATGAAGCCGATGAAGCCGATGGCTCACAAGATGGCGGCTTCAGGCGCAAAGATGGCCATGGCGGTGCCCGACGACATGAAGTGGGGCGACGTTCCCCCGGTGTTCTCGCCGGGCGCCAAGCTCGCGGTCCTCGAAGGGAATCCGTTCGGGAGCGGCTACTACACGGTCGCGCTCAAGATGCCGGACGGCTACAAGGTCATGCCGCACTGGCACCCGGCGACCGAGCGCGTGACGGTGATCTCGGGCGACTTCCACGCGGGAATGGGCGACAAGATGGACGAGGCCGGCGCGAAGGATTTCCCGCCGGGAAGCTTCATCTCGATCCCGCCCCACATGCACCACTATGCCTTCGCGAAAGGCGAGACGGTCGTTCAGGTCAGCGGCCCCGCCCCGTTCAAGCTCATTTACGTCAACCCCGCGGACGATCCGAGCGGGATGCAGGGAAAGAAGCCGATGGGGAAGAAACCAATGGCGAAGCCCGCAGCGTAA
- a CDS encoding DUF4242 domain-containing protein: MPLYMDTHNHIEGLTAEAVAGAHKRDLEVQGKHGVKYLKYWFDENAGKVFCLVHAPNAEAAAAVHKEAHGLVADEITPVKEGE; this comes from the coding sequence ATGCCGCTCTACATGGACACCCACAACCACATCGAGGGACTGACCGCCGAGGCCGTCGCCGGGGCCCACAAACGGGACCTCGAGGTCCAGGGCAAGCACGGGGTGAAGTACCTCAAGTACTGGTTCGACGAGAACGCCGGCAAGGTGTTCTGCCTCGTGCACGCGCCGAACGCGGAAGCGGCGGCCGCCGTGCACAAGGAGGCCCACGGGCTCGTCGCCGACGAGATCACCCCGGTCAAAGAAGGCGAGTGA